Proteins found in one Halobaculum sp. MBLA0147 genomic segment:
- a CDS encoding 50S ribosomal protein L13, with protein MSVAELDADVVVDARDCILGRVASKVAQRALDGETVAVVNAERAVVTGNEESTLETFRKRRDVGSDRGPAYPRRPDGIFKRSIRGMLPHKKPRGREAFSSVRVYVGNPYADDDDFEAEVLEGTSLDRLSNINFTTLGAVSEDLGANVTW; from the coding sequence ATGAGCGTCGCAGAACTCGACGCGGACGTCGTCGTCGACGCCCGCGACTGTATCCTCGGGCGCGTCGCCTCGAAGGTGGCACAGCGTGCACTCGACGGCGAGACCGTCGCGGTGGTCAACGCCGAGCGCGCCGTCGTCACCGGCAACGAGGAGTCGACGCTGGAGACGTTCCGGAAGCGGCGGGACGTCGGCTCGGACCGCGGGCCGGCGTACCCGCGGCGTCCGGACGGCATCTTCAAGCGCTCGATCCGCGGGATGTTGCCCCACAAGAAGCCGCGTGGCCGCGAGGCGTTCTCGTCGGTCCGCGTGTACGTGGGCAACCCGTACGCGGACGACGACGACTTCGAGGCGGAGGTGCTGGAGGGCACCTCGCTGGATCGCTTGTCGAACATCAACTTCACCACCCTCGGTGCGGTGTCCGAGGACCTTGGAGCGAACGTCACATGGTAA
- a CDS encoding 30S ribosomal protein S9 encodes MVTNTSGKKKTAVARATVRDGEGRVRIDSTPVELVEPEQARLKMLEPFRILEDDLRDEVDISVSVEGGGFSGQADAVRTAVARGLVQHLGDAELRDAFMSFDRSLLVNDDRQSEPKKWGGPGARARYQKSYR; translated from the coding sequence ATGGTAACGAACACGTCCGGGAAGAAGAAGACGGCCGTCGCCCGTGCCACGGTGCGGGACGGCGAGGGCCGCGTTCGTATCGACTCCACGCCGGTGGAGCTCGTCGAGCCGGAACAGGCACGACTGAAGATGCTGGAGCCGTTCCGCATCCTCGAAGACGACCTCCGCGACGAGGTCGACATCTCGGTGTCCGTCGAGGGCGGCGGGTTCTCGGGGCAGGCCGACGCGGTGCGGACGGCCGTCGCCCGTGGGCTCGTCCAACACCTCGGGGACGCCGAACTGCGGGACGCGTTCATGAGCTTCGACCGCTCGCTGCTGGTGAACGACGACCGCCAGTCCGAACCGAAGAAGTGGGGCGGCCCCGGTGCGCGGGCCCGCTACCAGAAGTCGTACCGCTGA
- a CDS encoding DNA-directed RNA polymerase subunit N — translation MMIPVRCFTCGTVIGDDWEEFKERAREGDEDPGAVLDELGVDRHCCRRMMVSHTDLVDVVSPYQ, via the coding sequence ATGATGATCCCAGTCCGGTGTTTCACGTGTGGTACCGTCATCGGTGACGACTGGGAGGAGTTCAAGGAGCGCGCCCGCGAGGGTGACGAGGACCCCGGCGCGGTGCTGGACGAACTCGGCGTCGACCGGCACTGCTGTCGGCGCATGATGGTGAGTCACACCGACCTGGTCGACGTGGTGAGTCCCTACCAATGA
- a CDS encoding DNA-directed RNA polymerase subunit K, which produces MSGNSTQRYNRYEKARILGARALQVAYGAPVLVETEQSEPILIAAEEYDAGVLPFTVRREGR; this is translated from the coding sequence ATGAGCGGCAACTCCACACAGCGGTACAACCGGTACGAGAAGGCCCGGATCCTCGGGGCGCGAGCGCTGCAGGTGGCGTACGGTGCGCCGGTGCTCGTCGAGACCGAGCAGAGCGAACCGATCCTCATCGCGGCCGAGGAGTACGACGCCGGCGTGTTACCGTTCACGGTGCGCCGGGAGGGCCGGTAG
- the eno gene encoding phosphopyruvate hydratase → MTLVEAVSLRRVLDSRGNPTVEADVLTEAGGFGRAAAPSGASTGEFEAVERPPSEAIAAAREHAVPRLVGAVHAGNQREVDAALHAADGTDDFSELGANAAVAISMAAAKAGADTVGLPLFQHLGGSFRGAQTTFPTPLGNVVGGGEHAAEATAIQEFLAAPVGAPSVAEAVFANAEVHAAVADVLDERGIAAAKGDEGAWAPPIDDAEAFEVVDEAVDRVAEARGFEIRFGLDVAASEMYDADAEVYRAGDTERTPAEQRDWIAGLVDEYDLAYVEDPLDETDFDGFAELTDRVGDRTLVCGDDLFVTNVERLDRGIETGAGNSILIKPNQIGTLTDAFDAVERAHRAGMDAVVSHRSGETEDTTIAHLAVATDAPFVKTGTVGGERTAKLNELVRIAEDAV, encoded by the coding sequence GTGACGCTCGTCGAGGCGGTCTCGTTGCGTCGCGTGCTCGACTCGCGGGGGAACCCGACGGTCGAGGCGGACGTGTTGACCGAGGCGGGCGGCTTCGGTCGCGCGGCGGCGCCCTCCGGGGCGTCGACGGGCGAGTTCGAGGCCGTCGAGCGACCGCCGAGTGAGGCCATCGCCGCGGCTCGCGAGCACGCCGTCCCCCGACTCGTCGGGGCGGTCCACGCGGGCAACCAGCGGGAGGTCGACGCCGCACTCCACGCCGCCGACGGGACGGACGACTTCTCGGAGCTCGGCGCCAACGCGGCGGTCGCGATCTCGATGGCGGCGGCGAAGGCCGGCGCGGACACGGTCGGGTTGCCGCTGTTTCAGCACCTCGGTGGCTCGTTCCGCGGGGCACAGACGACGTTCCCGACGCCGTTGGGCAACGTCGTCGGCGGCGGGGAACACGCCGCAGAGGCGACCGCGATCCAGGAGTTCCTGGCCGCGCCGGTCGGCGCGCCGTCGGTCGCGGAGGCAGTCTTCGCGAACGCGGAGGTCCACGCGGCCGTCGCAGACGTGTTGGACGAGCGCGGGATCGCCGCCGCGAAGGGCGACGAGGGGGCGTGGGCGCCGCCGATCGACGACGCCGAGGCGTTCGAGGTCGTCGACGAGGCGGTCGACCGCGTCGCCGAGGCGCGCGGCTTCGAGATCCGGTTCGGCCTCGACGTGGCGGCCTCGGAGATGTACGACGCCGACGCGGAGGTGTACCGCGCGGGCGACACCGAGCGGACGCCGGCCGAACAGCGCGACTGGATCGCCGGGCTCGTCGACGAGTACGACCTGGCGTACGTCGAGGACCCGTTGGACGAGACGGACTTCGACGGGTTCGCCGAGTTGACCGACCGCGTCGGCGACCGGACGCTGGTGTGTGGTGACGACCTGTTCGTGACCAACGTCGAGCGGCTCGACCGCGGGATCGAGACGGGTGCCGGCAACAGCATCCTGATCAAGCCCAACCAGATCGGTACGTTGACGGACGCGTTCGACGCCGTCGAGCGCGCCCACCGTGCCGGGATGGACGCGGTCGTGTCACACCGCTCGGGCGAGACGGAGGACACCACCATCGCACACCTCGCCGTGGCGACCGACGCCCCGTTCGTGAAGACGGGGACGGTCGGCGGCGAGCGAACTGCCAAGCTGAACGAACTGGTTCGAATCGCGGAGGACGCCGTATGA
- the rpsB gene encoding 30S ribosomal protein S2, translated as MSNSENTTDEADPEAAAEGTETEAEQSEPATEPAETTDETPETSEASDAGAAEPVDAAGAGEAAAEGDGDEEEEAGPRFDENVMPDDEADLLIPVEDYLSAGVHIGTQQKTQDMERFIHRVRDDGLYVLDVSQTDGRIRTAANFLAGYDPEQVLVTSSRQYGRFPAEKFADAIGARARTGRFIPGTLTNPEYDGYIEPDVVVVTDPIGDAQAVKEAITVGIPVIAMCDSNNQVSNVDLVVPTNNKGRRALSVVYWLLANETLDRRGAEPTYALDDFEADI; from the coding sequence ATGAGCAACAGCGAGAACACGACAGACGAGGCCGACCCCGAGGCGGCCGCCGAGGGGACGGAGACGGAGGCCGAACAGAGCGAGCCGGCGACGGAGCCGGCGGAGACGACCGACGAGACGCCGGAGACGAGCGAGGCGAGCGACGCCGGCGCCGCGGAGCCGGTCGACGCGGCGGGTGCCGGCGAGGCGGCCGCCGAGGGCGACGGCGACGAAGAGGAAGAGGCGGGCCCGCGCTTCGACGAGAACGTGATGCCCGACGACGAGGCGGACCTGCTGATCCCGGTCGAGGACTACCTCTCGGCGGGGGTTCACATCGGGACCCAGCAGAAGACGCAGGACATGGAGCGGTTCATCCACCGCGTCCGCGACGACGGGCTGTACGTGCTGGACGTGAGCCAGACGGACGGCCGCATCCGGACGGCGGCGAACTTCCTGGCGGGGTACGACCCCGAGCAGGTGTTGGTCACCTCCTCGCGGCAGTACGGTCGGTTCCCGGCCGAGAAGTTCGCGGACGCCATCGGCGCCCGCGCACGCACCGGGCGGTTCATCCCGGGGACGCTGACGAACCCGGAGTACGACGGCTACATCGAGCCGGACGTGGTGGTCGTCACGGACCCGATCGGCGACGCGCAGGCCGTCAAGGAGGCCATCACCGTCGGGATCCCCGTGATCGCGATGTGTGACTCCAACAACCAGGTCTCGAACGTCGACCTGGTCGTGCCGACGAACAACAAGGGGCGTCGCGCCCTCTCGGTCGTCTACTGGCTGCTCGCCAACGAGACGCTGGACCGCCGCGGGGCGGAGCCGACGTACGCGCTGGACGACTTCGAAGCGGACATCTAG
- a CDS encoding sugar phosphate isomerase/epimerase family protein: MDVGVLTVPLGESSRREAFEYLGGLGVDTVELGVGGHPGEAHADRERLLAEPAAREELRDDLAAHDLSVSALATHDNPLHPDEERAARADRHLREAIELAGDLGVGTVTCFSGLPAGGPEDTVPNWITAPWPPEHAEALEYQWSVAEAYWTDLADHAAAHGVDVAIEMHPNMLVYEPHGLVELREVTNERIGANLDPSHLYWQGIDVVAAIRLLGEADAIHHVHAKDTQVVDEVAREKGVLDTTDYGAASERSWLFRTVGYGHDEGHWRDVVSALRLAGYDGALSIEHEDALTSSREGLEKAVAFLQRVTFETQPGETFWTE, encoded by the coding sequence ATGGATGTCGGAGTACTCACGGTGCCGTTGGGAGAGTCGTCGCGCCGCGAGGCGTTCGAGTACCTCGGTGGACTCGGCGTCGACACGGTGGAGTTGGGTGTCGGCGGACACCCCGGGGAGGCGCACGCGGATCGCGAGCGACTGCTGGCCGAGCCGGCGGCCCGCGAGGAGTTGCGCGACGATCTCGCCGCACACGACCTCTCGGTGAGCGCGCTCGCGACACACGACAACCCGCTGCACCCGGACGAGGAGCGGGCCGCACGGGCCGACCGGCACCTCCGGGAGGCGATCGAACTCGCGGGCGACCTCGGCGTGGGGACGGTGACGTGTTTCTCCGGGCTGCCGGCAGGCGGCCCCGAGGACACGGTCCCGAACTGGATCACCGCGCCGTGGCCCCCGGAACACGCCGAGGCACTCGAGTACCAGTGGTCCGTCGCGGAGGCGTACTGGACGGACCTGGCCGACCACGCCGCGGCACACGGCGTAGACGTGGCGATCGAGATGCACCCGAACATGCTGGTGTACGAGCCACACGGGCTCGTGGAGCTGCGCGAGGTGACGAACGAGCGGATCGGCGCGAATCTCGACCCGAGTCACCTCTACTGGCAGGGGATCGACGTGGTCGCGGCGATCCGACTGTTGGGCGAGGCGGACGCGATCCACCACGTCCACGCGAAGGACACGCAGGTCGTCGACGAGGTGGCCCGCGAGAAGGGGGTGCTCGACACGACGGACTACGGCGCGGCGAGCGAGCGGTCGTGGCTGTTCCGGACGGTCGGCTACGGCCACGACGAGGGGCACTGGCGCGACGTGGTGAGCGCGCTGCGGCTGGCGGGGTACGACGGCGCGCTCTCGATCGAACACGAGGACGCACTCACCTCCTCGCGAGAGGGGTTGGAGAAGGCGGTCGCGTTCCTCCAGCGGGTCACGTTCGAGACGCAGCCGGGCGAGACGTTCTGGACGGAGTGA
- a CDS encoding Gfo/Idh/MocA family protein, translated as MTDEPLRIGALGYRFMGEAHANALQRLPTFFPSAPETELSVLVGRDEEALAAAADRLGFERTATDWREVVETVDVFYNLGPNHLHVEPTVAALEADTHVLCEKPLAPTLEGARRVRGAAGDSDAVAGVAFNYRFLPATQYARRLIAAGELGEIRQVRGRYLQDWLSDPTAPWTWRTDAERAGSGALGDLGAHTFDLVRFLVGDRTGPIERVSGHLRTFTEERPVEEGDPETRPVTVDDAYSAQVAFANGAMGTLEASRVAEGHHNDHTVAIHGTAGSLEFSLERLNELRVQTGEARGYETVLVTDESDPYVDHWWPPGHVLGWEHAFVHENYEFLSAVAAEESFAPSVADGVAVQRLLDAVERADERGEWVRVDGE; from the coding sequence ATGACGGACGAGCCACTGCGGATCGGTGCGTTGGGGTACCGGTTCATGGGCGAGGCACACGCGAACGCCCTCCAGCGGCTGCCGACGTTCTTCCCGTCGGCACCGGAGACGGAGCTGTCGGTGCTCGTCGGGCGCGACGAGGAGGCACTCGCGGCGGCCGCCGACCGCCTCGGCTTCGAACGGACGGCGACGGACTGGCGAGAGGTGGTCGAGACGGTGGACGTGTTCTACAACCTCGGGCCGAACCACCTCCACGTCGAGCCGACGGTCGCGGCACTCGAGGCCGACACCCACGTACTGTGTGAGAAGCCGTTGGCGCCGACACTGGAGGGCGCTCGGCGCGTCCGAGGCGCGGCGGGGGACAGCGACGCGGTCGCGGGGGTGGCGTTCAACTACCGGTTCCTCCCGGCGACACAGTACGCACGGCGACTGATCGCGGCCGGCGAGTTGGGAGAGATCAGACAGGTCCGTGGCCGGTACCTCCAAGACTGGCTCTCGGACCCGACGGCGCCGTGGACGTGGCGGACGGACGCCGAACGGGCGGGGTCTGGCGCGCTGGGCGACCTGGGTGCCCACACGTTCGACCTCGTGCGGTTCCTCGTCGGCGACCGGACGGGCCCCATCGAGCGCGTCTCGGGACACCTCCGGACGTTCACCGAGGAGCGCCCCGTCGAGGAGGGAGACCCGGAGACCCGGCCGGTGACGGTCGACGACGCATACTCCGCGCAGGTGGCGTTCGCGAACGGCGCGATGGGGACGCTGGAGGCGTCCCGTGTCGCGGAGGGGCACCACAACGACCACACCGTCGCGATCCACGGCACGGCGGGGAGCTTAGAGTTCTCGCTGGAACGACTCAACGAGTTACGGGTGCAGACCGGCGAGGCGCGGGGGTACGAGACGGTGCTCGTCACCGACGAGTCGGACCCGTACGTCGACCACTGGTGGCCGCCGGGCCACGTGCTGGGCTGGGAACACGCGTTCGTCCACGAGAACTACGAGTTCCTCTCGGCGGTCGCCGCCGAGGAGTCGTTCGCCCCGTCCGTCGCCGACGGGGTCGCCGTCCAACGGCTGCTGGACGCCGTCGAACGCGCCGACGAGCGCGGCGAGTGGGTCCGCGTCGACGGAGAGTGA
- a CDS encoding CheF family chemotaxis protein, translating into MSFEGATEPLSPAAAYALYRGAVSLSDSDDRVDACCTVLLGGRLGLSLDEQAHLHDGWVDWDRGLLRVPESEPCACAACCRTARRRAEGREQSALATLYETCWQSPHGGRTVSFGWSRRLSAAVTAHVDRRREDEAAPAWSAGGDDHSRRVLLAAAAEAAPALDPDGVGPDRLRATAARVFAAAGVSAEDLAALLGVERAVAERVVRRYGDGAATRLAAAVEGTDAAASVSSGGLSASEWPLVVDPTPFANEPFDPRTVDAAARATRADDDAAPRPVSNPRPREPGADSDYDRARHDVPSYLDPGAEGVRVGVDGTATLSTLPGWVADRERERRGDATAAGTPPGVGRSGSLPESVSDGGAVERRRNSAGSAATETDGSARPNTSASTDGSARPNTSASTDGSTRPNTSAGGDTPAQTRTPTSGGGPAPGGDRTSGVHPDPTGPETSGTGAGTAGADTETTSTDADEAGRSGETTGDDDGTDSGDEVTVGTGGSASLDPRERVTGPVRAEESTRFVVDGVDGGQPTDGHVVLGAEELLFVGREGDATTIPLSAVVDVAVDYVPDGFEDVFDDTVGVAYERDGDRRLAVGEFPGRKQIDAATEVFATLLDGTRATVTHPAKEGGRVTTALPRPCEVSVEGRRIAFHEIRPAEDDEPELPEVDADADVDRELLAKLGTDDDESEEEDLSPVERVAGLPDRELTVADEPLATVEPTSLVHVERGRQTVGDGMRDAVKVAHYADDIDETPITTEISAATERTYRLLKRRLTHEYRRRERRIEALELSEEEKEALVALYTVGDGVDPGMLVDVDPDGVGDVLTTLEEKGLVKTAGDDAGLSALGETAVNEKLDDVNV; encoded by the coding sequence ATGAGTTTCGAGGGCGCAACCGAGCCGCTGTCCCCGGCGGCGGCGTACGCGCTGTACCGCGGGGCGGTGTCACTGTCGGACTCCGACGACCGTGTCGACGCCTGTTGTACGGTGTTGTTGGGCGGTCGGCTCGGGCTCTCCCTCGACGAGCAGGCACACCTCCACGACGGGTGGGTCGACTGGGACCGGGGGTTGCTCCGCGTCCCCGAGTCGGAACCGTGTGCGTGTGCGGCCTGCTGTCGGACCGCGCGGCGTCGCGCCGAGGGACGCGAGCAGTCGGCGCTGGCGACACTGTACGAGACGTGTTGGCAGTCACCACACGGTGGCCGGACCGTGTCGTTCGGGTGGTCGCGGCGACTGAGTGCGGCGGTCACGGCTCACGTCGACCGTCGGCGCGAGGACGAGGCGGCTCCGGCGTGGTCCGCCGGGGGAGACGACCACTCGCGGCGCGTGTTGCTGGCCGCGGCGGCGGAGGCAGCGCCGGCACTCGACCCCGACGGCGTCGGTCCAGACCGACTCCGTGCGACGGCCGCACGCGTCTTCGCGGCGGCCGGCGTGTCGGCCGAGGACCTGGCGGCGCTGCTGGGGGTCGAGCGGGCCGTCGCGGAGCGGGTGGTCCGGCGGTACGGCGACGGCGCGGCGACGCGACTCGCGGCGGCCGTCGAGGGCACGGACGCGGCGGCGAGCGTGTCCAGTGGTGGACTGTCTGCGAGCGAGTGGCCGCTGGTCGTCGATCCGACGCCGTTCGCGAACGAGCCGTTCGATCCGCGGACGGTCGACGCCGCCGCCCGCGCGACCCGAGCCGACGACGACGCGGCGCCGCGTCCGGTCTCGAACCCCCGACCGCGGGAGCCGGGCGCGGACAGCGACTACGACCGGGCGCGCCACGACGTGCCGTCGTACCTCGATCCTGGCGCGGAGGGAGTCAGGGTCGGTGTCGACGGGACCGCGACGCTGTCGACGCTACCCGGCTGGGTGGCGGACCGCGAACGGGAGCGGCGCGGGGACGCGACGGCCGCGGGCACCCCGCCGGGTGTCGGTCGGAGCGGGAGTCTGCCGGAGTCCGTCTCCGACGGCGGGGCGGTCGAACGACGACGGAACTCGGCCGGGTCGGCGGCGACCGAGACCGACGGATCGGCTCGACCGAACACCTCGGCCAGTACGGACGGATCGGCTCGACCGAACACTTCGGCCAGTACGGACGGGTCGACTCGACCGAACACCTCGGCCGGAGGCGACACACCCGCACAGACGAGAACGCCGACGAGTGGAGGTGGGCCGGCGCCCGGGGGAGACCGTACGAGCGGGGTGCACCCCGACCCGACCGGGCCCGAGACCTCGGGGACGGGGGCAGGGACGGCGGGTGCGGACACGGAGACGACGAGCACCGACGCGGACGAGGCGGGGAGATCCGGAGAGACGACGGGTGACGACGACGGGACCGACTCGGGCGACGAGGTGACCGTCGGCACAGGTGGTTCGGCGTCGCTCGACCCGCGAGAACGTGTGACGGGGCCGGTTCGAGCCGAGGAGTCGACGCGGTTCGTGGTCGACGGCGTCGACGGCGGCCAACCGACGGACGGGCACGTCGTGTTGGGTGCCGAGGAACTGTTGTTCGTCGGTCGGGAGGGTGACGCGACGACGATCCCACTCTCGGCGGTGGTGGACGTAGCCGTCGACTACGTCCCCGACGGCTTCGAGGACGTGTTCGACGACACGGTCGGCGTCGCCTACGAGCGAGACGGCGACAGACGACTGGCCGTCGGGGAGTTCCCCGGACGGAAACAGATCGACGCCGCGACGGAGGTGTTCGCCACACTCCTCGACGGGACGCGCGCAACCGTCACGCACCCGGCGAAGGAGGGTGGGCGCGTGACGACCGCACTCCCACGCCCCTGCGAGGTCTCGGTCGAGGGGCGGCGGATCGCGTTCCACGAGATCCGTCCCGCCGAGGACGACGAGCCGGAGTTGCCCGAGGTGGACGCCGACGCCGACGTGGACCGCGAACTGCTCGCGAAACTCGGGACGGACGACGACGAGAGCGAGGAGGAGGATCTCTCGCCGGTCGAGCGCGTCGCCGGGCTCCCGGATCGGGAACTCACCGTCGCCGACGAGCCGTTGGCGACGGTCGAGCCGACGAGTCTGGTCCACGTCGAGCGCGGTCGCCAGACCGTCGGCGACGGGATGCGCGACGCGGTGAAGGTGGCCCACTACGCCGACGACATCGACGAGACGCCGATCACGACGGAGATCAGCGCCGCGACGGAGCGGACCTACCGGCTGCTCAAGCGGCGTCTCACCCACGAGTACCGGCGGCGCGAGCGACGGATCGAGGCGCTGGAGCTCTCCGAGGAGGAGAAGGAGGCGCTCGTCGCGCTGTACACCGTCGGCGACGGCGTCGACCCGGGGATGTTGGTGGACGTGGACCCGGACGGCGTGGGCGACGTGTTGACGACACTTGAGGAGAAGGGACTGGTGAAGACGGCCGGCGACGACGCCGGGCTCTCGGCGCTCGGGGAGACGGCCGTCAACGAGAAACTCGACGACGTGAACGTCTGA
- a CDS encoding PGF-CTERM sorting domain-containing protein, with amino-acid sequence MHSLVAADLLAVAGRVTAASATATPTPTGTSVSTVGTAGFGFVVAVVAVAVAALLSRRRE; translated from the coding sequence GTGCACAGTCTCGTCGCCGCCGACCTCCTCGCGGTCGCCGGACGCGTGACCGCCGCGAGTGCCACCGCGACCCCCACGCCGACCGGCACGAGCGTCTCGACCGTCGGCACCGCCGGGTTCGGCTTCGTCGTCGCCGTCGTCGCCGTCGCCGTCGCCGCCCTGTTGTCTCGGCGACGCGAGTGA
- a CDS encoding GtrA family protein — MSDEQRTLDALASTTRIGQFVSVGVVGATLEQVIVALLTTLAGVGPLAAKAVGAEASISTMFLLNDNWTFDGHGADDDSLPRRWLRSHTVRLGGLAVSFAALHALTAWTDVRLLVFGLDFWPTVANGIGIGLGMVLNYVAESLFTWRVAA, encoded by the coding sequence GTGAGTGACGAGCAGCGCACGCTCGACGCACTGGCCTCGACGACTCGGATCGGACAGTTCGTCTCCGTCGGCGTGGTCGGCGCGACGCTGGAACAGGTGATCGTCGCGCTGTTGACGACCCTCGCCGGCGTCGGCCCGCTCGCGGCGAAGGCGGTCGGCGCGGAGGCGTCGATCTCGACGATGTTCCTCCTCAACGACAACTGGACGTTCGACGGGCACGGCGCGGACGACGACTCGCTCCCGCGCCGCTGGCTCCGCTCGCACACCGTCCGCCTCGGTGGGCTCGCGGTGTCGTTCGCTGCACTCCACGCGTTGACCGCTTGGACCGACGTGCGACTCCTCGTGTTCGGGCTCGACTTCTGGCCGACGGTCGCCAACGGGATCGGCATCGGCCTCGGGATGGTGCTCAACTACGTCGCCGAGAGTCTGTTCACCTGGCGCGTCGCGGCCTGA
- a CDS encoding glycosyltransferase has protein sequence MSTTLGVVVPAFRPDPERLRAYLRSVRQTVDPDVVRVELDAPDPGGTDLAVPEWVDCSVVRRRRGKGGAITDGFEALSTDVLAFADADGATPASSLADVVAPVSDGRADLAVGSRRHPDATVESHQTFARRFLGDGFAWIARRLLAAPLYDYQCGAKAIAASAWRDVAPHLYEPGFAWDIELVAVTAALEYRVHEVPVVWEDQPGSTVSPVSDTLDMARGLFVARHRARLLRDDRLHRLLSTDDETALVDRDRTDDDRVPEDTGGVGGE, from the coding sequence ATGTCGACGACCCTTGGGGTCGTGGTCCCCGCCTTCCGTCCAGACCCCGAGCGGCTCCGTGCGTACCTCCGGTCCGTCCGCCAGACCGTCGATCCGGACGTCGTCCGCGTGGAGTTGGACGCCCCCGACCCCGGCGGGACGGACCTCGCCGTGCCCGAGTGGGTCGACTGCTCGGTCGTCCGCCGTCGTCGTGGCAAGGGTGGCGCGATCACGGACGGGTTCGAGGCGCTCTCGACGGACGTGTTGGCGTTCGCCGACGCCGACGGGGCGACACCCGCGAGTTCGCTCGCGGACGTGGTCGCACCCGTCTCGGACGGGCGAGCGGACCTCGCCGTCGGGTCGCGTCGTCACCCCGACGCGACCGTCGAGTCTCACCAGACGTTCGCACGGCGGTTCCTCGGCGACGGGTTCGCGTGGATCGCTCGCCGACTGCTCGCCGCGCCGTTGTACGACTACCAGTGTGGCGCGAAGGCGATCGCCGCGAGTGCGTGGCGTGACGTGGCACCACACCTCTACGAGCCGGGGTTCGCCTGGGACATCGAACTCGTCGCCGTCACGGCGGCGCTAGAGTACCGCGTCCACGAGGTGCCGGTCGTCTGGGAGGATCAGCCCGGCTCGACGGTCTCGCCGGTCTCCGACACCCTCGACATGGCTCGCGGGCTGTTCGTCGCCCGCCACCGTGCGCGACTGTTGCGTGACGACCGGCTCCACCGACTGTTGTCGACCGACGACGAGACGGCGCTCGTCGACCGCGACCGGACGGACGACGACCGCGTCCCGGAGGACACCGGAGGGGTCGGCGGTGAGTGA
- a CDS encoding DUF1918 domain-containing protein — translation MTEFNEDDRVELTDDHSDFDGQVGVVTQVMETMFGDATYTVNFEEGQEQGVPADQLELVEAAGDEE, via the coding sequence ATGACGGAGTTCAACGAAGACGACCGTGTCGAGTTGACGGACGACCACAGTGACTTCGACGGCCAAGTCGGCGTCGTCACACAGGTGATGGAGACGATGTTCGGCGACGCGACCTACACGGTCAACTTCGAGGAGGGACAGGAACAGGGTGTCCCCGCCGACCAACTCGAGCTCGTCGAAGCCGCCGGCGACGAGGAGTGA
- a CDS encoding RNA-binding protein, whose product MARVPFHYVDLRAFSYATEDDRRVEDALRTFLPEEFPVDTDTVEGHNGDRIATLSARVENADDVRHVLSELATLDEIDRVVRELDDRVDDNCALFLRLDKQAAFGGRVRLGEGLTLRAKVEAYPADRENAVENATEVLTRLRDERAETDGTERSHPAE is encoded by the coding sequence ATGGCTCGTGTACCCTTCCACTACGTCGACCTCCGTGCGTTCTCGTACGCGACAGAGGACGACCGTCGCGTCGAGGACGCCCTGCGGACCTTCCTCCCGGAGGAGTTCCCGGTCGACACAGACACCGTCGAGGGGCACAACGGCGACCGGATCGCGACGCTGTCGGCGCGCGTCGAGAACGCCGACGACGTGCGCCACGTCCTCTCGGAGTTGGCGACCCTCGACGAGATCGACCGCGTGGTGCGGGAGTTGGACGACCGCGTGGACGACAACTGTGCGCTGTTCCTCCGTCTCGACAAACAGGCAGCCTTCGGCGGTCGCGTCCGCCTCGGCGAGGGGCTCACCCTCCGTGCGAAGGTGGAGGCGTACCCCGCCGACCGCGAGAACGCCGTCGAGAACGCCACCGAAGTACTGACCAGACTTCGCGACGAGCGGGCCGAGACCGACGGCACGGAGCGGTCGCACCCGGCGGAGTGA